The Niallia alba genome includes a window with the following:
- a CDS encoding sensor histidine kinase, whose protein sequence is MLIRKFDTKTLDYIVEQMIKTVGSSKDEIFRIGEQCRQDYETLTEELKEMKVLVLDTIEKGDKLEIQSRFARKRLSEVSKHFNEYSEAEVREAYERAHTLQMDLSMNRHLEKQYRERRDDLERRLLGLDETIERAEHLVTQISVVMNYLVSDLKQVGEVIEDAKQKQDFGLKIIGAQEEEKKRLSREIHDGPAQMMANVMMRSDLVERIYKERGAKEAFEEIRNLKVMVRSALYEVRRIIYDLRPMALDDLGLIPTLKKYLQTIEEYHESTKIEFAIIGKETRLPSKYEVAIFRLVQESVQNALKHAEASNISVKVELRRDQIIVLVKDNGKGFDKDQKKDESFGLIGMRERVHLLDGELTIDSKIGVGTIIMINVPIR, encoded by the coding sequence ATGTTAATAAGGAAATTTGACACAAAAACGTTAGATTATATTGTGGAACAAATGATTAAGACCGTTGGTTCCAGCAAAGACGAGATTTTTCGTATTGGAGAACAATGTCGACAAGATTATGAAACCCTTACCGAAGAATTAAAAGAAATGAAAGTACTCGTGTTAGATACGATAGAAAAAGGAGACAAGCTAGAGATCCAGTCTCGATTTGCTCGTAAACGCTTATCAGAAGTGAGTAAGCATTTTAATGAATACTCGGAAGCGGAAGTTCGGGAAGCTTATGAAAGAGCACATACGCTGCAAATGGATTTAAGCATGAATCGTCACCTAGAAAAGCAATATCGAGAAAGACGAGATGATTTAGAACGTCGATTGTTAGGACTAGATGAAACAATTGAGCGTGCAGAACATCTGGTAACGCAAATTTCTGTCGTGATGAATTACTTAGTTAGTGATTTAAAACAGGTTGGCGAAGTAATCGAAGACGCCAAGCAAAAGCAGGATTTTGGATTGAAAATTATTGGTGCTCAGGAAGAAGAGAAAAAGAGACTTTCTCGGGAAATACATGATGGGCCAGCACAGATGATGGCTAATGTAATGATGCGCTCTGATTTAGTAGAAAGAATATATAAAGAGCGTGGCGCTAAAGAGGCATTTGAAGAGATTAGAAATTTAAAGGTAATGGTACGAAGTGCATTATATGAAGTTAGACGAATCATTTATGATCTTCGTCCAATGGCTTTAGATGATCTTGGCCTTATTCCAACACTAAAAAAATATTTACAAACAATAGAAGAGTATCATGAATCAACGAAAATTGAGTTTGCCATAATTGGAAAAGAAACAAGACTTCCAAGTAAGTACGAAGTGGCAATTTTTCGCTTAGTTCAAGAATCTGTCCAAAATGCTTTAAAGCATGCAGAAGCATCTAATATTTCTGTTAAAGTGGAACTACGAAGAGACCAAATTATTGTCTTGGTTAAGGACAATGGCAAGGGATTCGATAAAGATCAAAAAAAGGACGAATCTTTTGGTTTAATTGGGATGAGAGAACGAGTACATCTTCTTGATGGGGAATTAACCATCGATTCAAAAATCGGAGTTGGAACCATTATTATGATCAACGTTCCTATTAGATGA
- a CDS encoding nuclease-related domain-containing protein — MIVRPIEYPYRALQLEALLSRIRAHHPNISLINQDYQRKLAGYRGEKAVDFPLSFLPDEDYFILHDLRLWDGKHFFQIDVLILHAKYALILEVKNIVGELYFDIDLHQMTRIKGEEKEAFPDPIIQVNRLKRQLEDWLLANQFPAIPIYSLVVFSNPKSILRLSPPQIQTFKNTIIHKEYLPELIPKLTLSFKASFLPADERKKLIKCLKKKNTPLDTDILQKYQVNKADIISGVKCECCNQFLMKKHMQHWYCLGCKHKTNQVMIPTLKDYYFLFGEQITNSQLREFLQIDSIYTASRILAKLNLKVTGAGKMTVHHLPLNLFKSELGGK; from the coding sequence TTGATTGTAAGACCAATTGAATATCCATATCGAGCGCTTCAATTAGAAGCCTTACTTTCCAGAATTAGAGCCCATCATCCTAATATTTCTTTAATAAATCAAGATTATCAAAGAAAATTGGCAGGCTACAGGGGAGAGAAGGCTGTAGACTTCCCACTTAGTTTTTTACCAGATGAGGACTACTTTATTCTTCATGATTTACGTCTATGGGATGGAAAACATTTTTTTCAAATTGATGTATTAATTCTTCATGCAAAATATGCCCTAATTCTTGAAGTGAAAAACATAGTCGGTGAACTGTACTTTGATATTGATTTGCATCAAATGACACGAATAAAAGGAGAGGAAAAAGAGGCCTTTCCGGACCCTATTATTCAAGTGAACAGATTAAAGAGACAACTTGAAGACTGGTTACTAGCCAATCAATTTCCTGCTATTCCGATTTACTCTCTCGTTGTATTTAGTAATCCCAAATCGATTTTACGTTTATCCCCTCCTCAAATTCAAACCTTTAAAAATACCATCATTCATAAAGAGTATTTGCCAGAATTAATTCCTAAACTTACTTTATCTTTTAAAGCATCCTTCCTCCCAGCAGATGAAAGGAAGAAATTAATCAAATGCTTAAAGAAAAAGAACACTCCTTTAGATACGGATATTCTGCAAAAGTATCAAGTTAATAAAGCAGATATCATATCCGGAGTGAAATGCGAATGTTGCAACCAATTTTTAATGAAAAAACATATGCAACATTGGTATTGCCTTGGTTGCAAACACAAGACAAATCAAGTGATGATCCCAACTTTAAAAGATTATTACTTTCTTTTCGGGGAGCAAATCACCAATTCTCAACTCAGGGAATTTTTACAAATAGATTCTATTTACACTGCTTCCAGAATACTAGCGAAATTAAACTTAAAAGTGACTGGAGCAGGAAAAATGACTGTCCATCACTTACCCTTAAATCTATTTAAATCAGAATTAGGAGGAAAATGA
- a CDS encoding YigZ family protein, with the protein MLPSYLTVPSYGEYELIIQKSRFIAHIARTETEEAAQAFIGEIKKKHKDATHNCSAYLIGEHDQIQKANDDGEPSGTAGVPILEVLKKKGLKDTTVVVTRYYGGIKLGAGGLIRAYGKTTSEGLANVGIIERKLKQIVSVSIEYPLLGKTENELRSSNYQIKEIHYLENVEIDVFVDSEQVETYKDWITDLTNGQGIIKEKETLYAETHI; encoded by the coding sequence ATGCTTCCTTCCTATCTAACTGTGCCTAGCTACGGGGAATATGAACTAATTATTCAAAAATCACGTTTTATTGCTCATATCGCTCGAACAGAAACAGAAGAAGCAGCACAGGCTTTCATAGGAGAAATAAAGAAAAAACATAAAGATGCCACACATAATTGTTCTGCATACTTAATTGGAGAACATGACCAAATTCAAAAAGCGAATGATGACGGGGAACCAAGTGGAACGGCAGGAGTGCCAATTCTTGAGGTACTAAAGAAAAAAGGACTAAAAGATACGACAGTTGTTGTTACAAGATATTATGGTGGGATTAAGCTTGGCGCTGGAGGTCTTATTCGCGCATATGGAAAAACTACCTCCGAAGGATTAGCAAATGTGGGTATCATTGAAAGAAAATTAAAACAAATCGTTAGTGTATCCATCGAGTATCCATTACTTGGAAAAACGGAAAATGAATTACGATCTTCGAATTATCAAATTAAAGAAATTCATTATTTAGAAAATGTCGAGATCGATGTCTTTGTTGATTCTGAACAGGTGGAGACATATAAAGATTGGATAACAGACTTAACGAATGGACAAGGTATTATTAAAGAAAAAGAAACCTTGTATGCAGAAACCCATATTTGA
- a CDS encoding DEAD/DEAH box helicase: MRFYQMHNIIIPTKSNPPHSFRISNASPNLLLTPPLNSAYPFNPQLQATLQGKALLLNELPFSEEEIQAHYENGYCSYMQGIEKNARNKYSCKRCGNENQQLFASFPCARCQETCTYCRNCIMMGRISECTPLITWNGPKLIQETSEIALQWSGTLSPGQQEASDKMEAIIEDQSELLIWAVCGAGKTEILFKGIEKALKQNQRVCIATPRTDVVLELAPRLQEVFPDIKVLPVYGGSEDRHLYSPLTISTTHQLFRFQQAFDLVILDEMDAFPYSVDTSLQYAVQKARKEHSTLIYLTATPDKAWQEKCRQKKIPFVTIPARFHQYPLPVPSFQWCGNWEKGLSKEKLPAPLIKWIHERVPEKKPILLFVPKIYYMEKIKTLLQPIISSLEAVHAEDPNRKEKVQKMRDKKVDLLITTTILERGVTFPNVDVAVLGAENPIFTESALVQISGRVGRKKEFPGGTITFFHYGKTNSMVSARKQIMKSNKEARERGMLR; this comes from the coding sequence ATGCGGTTTTATCAAATGCACAATATAATAATCCCCACTAAAAGTAATCCCCCTCACTCTTTTCGAATTTCGAATGCTTCACCAAATCTGCTCTTAACGCCCCCACTTAATAGTGCTTATCCATTTAATCCCCAACTCCAAGCTACTCTTCAAGGTAAAGCATTACTACTAAATGAACTGCCTTTTTCCGAAGAAGAAATCCAAGCACATTACGAAAATGGTTATTGTTCCTACATGCAAGGCATTGAAAAAAATGCTCGCAATAAATATAGCTGTAAGCGATGTGGTAATGAGAATCAGCAGCTGTTTGCAAGTTTTCCATGTGCGAGATGTCAAGAAACATGTACCTATTGTCGGAACTGCATCATGATGGGGAGAATTAGTGAATGTACTCCATTAATTACTTGGAATGGACCTAAATTAATTCAAGAAACTTCAGAAATTGCGCTACAATGGAGCGGAACATTATCACCAGGACAGCAAGAGGCATCTGACAAAATGGAGGCAATTATCGAAGACCAATCTGAACTACTTATTTGGGCGGTGTGTGGAGCTGGAAAAACGGAGATACTTTTTAAAGGGATCGAAAAAGCATTAAAGCAAAACCAACGAGTATGTATTGCAACCCCTCGCACAGATGTTGTCCTCGAATTGGCCCCTAGATTGCAGGAGGTTTTTCCAGACATAAAGGTTCTTCCTGTTTATGGCGGCAGTGAAGATCGTCATCTATATAGTCCCCTAACGATAAGCACAACACACCAGCTTTTTCGTTTTCAACAAGCATTTGATCTCGTCATTTTGGACGAAATGGATGCTTTCCCCTATTCAGTTGATACATCCCTTCAATATGCTGTACAGAAAGCGAGAAAAGAACACTCGACACTTATCTATTTAACAGCAACCCCTGATAAAGCTTGGCAAGAAAAATGTAGACAAAAGAAGATTCCCTTCGTCACCATCCCTGCTCGTTTTCATCAATACCCTTTGCCAGTTCCTTCTTTTCAGTGGTGTGGAAATTGGGAAAAAGGATTAAGTAAGGAAAAGTTACCTGCCCCACTTATTAAATGGATTCATGAACGAGTTCCTGAGAAGAAGCCAATACTTTTATTTGTGCCGAAAATTTATTATATGGAAAAAATAAAAACGCTCTTACAACCAATTATAAGTAGCTTAGAAGCTGTTCACGCAGAAGATCCTAATAGAAAAGAAAAGGTCCAAAAAATGCGTGATAAAAAAGTGGACTTGCTTATCACGACAACCATTTTAGAAAGAGGGGTAACTTTTCCTAATGTAGATGTTGCGGTGTTAGGGGCAGAAAATCCAATTTTTACCGAAAGTGCTCTCGTTCAGATTTCAGGCAGGGTAGGCAGGAAAAAAGAATTTCCGGGTGGAACGATTACTTTTTTTCATTATGGAAAAACAAATAGTATGGTTTCAGCACGAAAGCAAATTATGAAAAGTAATAAAGAAGCAAGAGAAAGGGGGATGCTTCGATGA
- the sda gene encoding sporulation histidine kinase inhibitor Sda, with the protein MNGIKRLPDHTLIEAYLEAIKLELAEEFILLLFVELKRREIPIPNQPQK; encoded by the coding sequence ATGAATGGAATCAAGAGACTTCCTGATCACACCCTAATAGAAGCATATTTAGAAGCGATAAAATTAGAACTCGCCGAAGAATTCATCCTGCTCCTCTTTGTAGAATTAAAGAGAAGAGAAATTCCCATTCCGAATCAACCTCAAAAGTAA
- the flgM gene encoding flagellar biosynthesis anti-sigma factor FlgM yields the protein MKINNYGTQGINPYKKVNKVDQSNKAEGTKGADKVEISAAAKELQQVSQVSAARTEKIDALKKQVQSGTYEVNPQDVAKSILNFYSKN from the coding sequence ATGAAAATTAATAATTATGGAACACAGGGCATTAATCCATATAAAAAAGTAAACAAAGTCGACCAATCCAATAAAGCGGAAGGAACAAAAGGAGCAGATAAAGTTGAAATCTCTGCGGCTGCGAAAGAATTACAGCAAGTTTCCCAAGTTTCTGCTGCGCGCACGGAAAAAATCGATGCACTGAAAAAACAAGTACAGAGCGGTACGTATGAAGTAAATCCGCAAGATGTAGCAAAAAGCATTTTAAACTTTTATTCCAAAAACTAA
- a CDS encoding flagellar protein FlgN, protein MSATLLIQTLDKLVKLHQSLHEVAKKKTEAIKIGDMDALKQIMKDEQAHIMSIQKLEEARVTISKRMVPTIPDPTVMDCVKFLDSQDAEKVSEIANHLKEIIMNLAETNSLNQQLLQQSMQFVNVSLNLLKPTQKSINYGKPSGNNIQTNAIGKQGNSLLNIKA, encoded by the coding sequence ATGTCAGCAACATTATTAATACAGACACTGGACAAGCTTGTGAAGTTACATCAAAGTTTACATGAAGTAGCAAAAAAGAAGACAGAAGCAATTAAGATTGGCGATATGGACGCCCTCAAGCAAATTATGAAGGATGAACAAGCTCATATTATGAGCATACAAAAACTGGAAGAAGCAAGGGTTACTATCTCTAAACGAATGGTTCCAACTATTCCAGATCCTACAGTGATGGATTGCGTAAAGTTTCTTGATTCACAAGATGCAGAGAAAGTATCGGAAATTGCCAATCATCTGAAAGAAATTATCATGAATTTAGCAGAAACAAATTCATTGAATCAACAGCTTCTTCAACAATCCATGCAATTTGTCAATGTTTCCTTAAATTTATTAAAGCCGACGCAGAAAAGCATTAATTACGGTAAGCCGAGCGGCAATAATATTCAAACGAACGCAATTGGAAAACAAGGAAACAGCTTATTAAATATAAAGGCATAA
- a CDS encoding DegV family protein: MKTAIVTDSTAYIPKDVREKYDIHMIPLTVILGSEVYEEEKELTASEFYEEIKTKELPTTSQPSIGKFVELFEKLSENYDEVISIHLSSGISGTYQGAISAGDMVDGITVFAFDTEVSCMVQGFYAIEAAKLVRAGKTAAEIMPILDELKETSHAYFMVDDLSNLQRGGRLSSAQAIIGSLLQVKPLLHFKDKLIVPFEKIRTKKRAMKRIVELLREATNGDSYYAVIIHANREEEAKEWKAELEQEFPNIEFSLSYFGAVIGTHLGEGSMGLGWMKKR; encoded by the coding sequence ATGAAAACAGCTATTGTTACAGATAGTACGGCTTATATCCCTAAAGATGTAAGGGAGAAGTACGATATACATATGATTCCATTGACGGTCATTCTTGGGTCAGAAGTGTATGAAGAAGAAAAAGAATTAACAGCATCCGAATTTTATGAAGAAATTAAAACAAAGGAGCTGCCTACTACTTCTCAGCCATCAATTGGAAAATTTGTGGAGCTATTTGAAAAACTCTCCGAGAATTATGATGAAGTAATTAGTATCCACTTATCAAGCGGAATTAGCGGTACTTATCAAGGCGCCATCTCTGCGGGAGACATGGTAGATGGAATTACTGTATTTGCTTTTGATACAGAAGTGAGTTGCATGGTTCAAGGATTCTATGCCATTGAAGCAGCGAAATTAGTCCGTGCAGGCAAAACAGCAGCAGAAATTATGCCAATTCTAGATGAATTAAAAGAAACAAGCCACGCCTACTTTATGGTAGATGATCTGTCCAATCTCCAACGCGGAGGACGCCTTTCAAGCGCCCAAGCAATCATAGGAAGTCTCCTGCAAGTAAAACCGTTGCTACATTTCAAGGATAAACTAATCGTCCCATTTGAAAAAATCCGCACAAAAAAAAGAGCAATGAAGCGCATTGTGGAACTTTTACGCGAAGCAACAAACGGAGACAGCTACTATGCTGTCATTATCCATGCTAATCGCGAAGAAGAAGCAAAAGAATGGAAAGCAGAACTAGAGCAAGAATTCCCGAATATTGAATTCTCCTTAAGCTACTTTGGTGCCGTAATTGGAACTCATTTAGGTGAGGGGTCTATGGGGCTTGGGTGGATGAAGAAGAGATAA
- the flgL gene encoding flagellar hook-associated protein FlgL yields the protein MRVTQSMVSANSLRNISSSYNKLAELNNQVATGKKITKPSDDPVVAMKGMYFRSNLNQVEQYKRNLSELHLWMDNSEAGLEQATSGLDRARELLLQGKNDTNSGDERAAIAKEIGQLKDDLVNVANTKVNGKFIFHGTDVSNPLVTSGSPPTVAANINDPAIDNYGVEVSQGITMKANVSPASTFNQEMFDVMQGIEDKFNNNDTEGLDDLLERLDKVLNSMNSERAELGARSNRLEMVEARIDAQEVMATKVLSDNEDVDMEKAITNLSVQESVHNAALAVGARLIQTSLIDFLR from the coding sequence ATGCGTGTCACACAATCAATGGTATCAGCGAATTCCCTTCGCAATATTAGCAGTAGCTACAATAAATTAGCTGAACTAAATAACCAAGTTGCAACCGGTAAAAAAATAACAAAGCCATCTGATGATCCAGTCGTTGCAATGAAAGGAATGTACTTCCGTTCCAATTTAAATCAAGTGGAACAGTATAAACGAAATCTTTCCGAGCTTCATTTGTGGATGGATAACTCAGAGGCAGGACTTGAGCAAGCGACTAGTGGACTTGATCGAGCTCGTGAACTATTACTTCAAGGTAAGAATGATACAAATAGTGGCGATGAAAGAGCAGCAATTGCGAAAGAAATCGGACAGCTGAAAGATGATTTAGTGAATGTTGCTAATACAAAGGTTAACGGAAAATTCATTTTCCATGGTACAGATGTATCGAATCCGTTAGTAACAAGCGGATCACCTCCAACTGTTGCAGCAAATATTAATGATCCAGCAATTGATAATTATGGAGTTGAAGTTTCTCAAGGAATTACAATGAAAGCAAATGTAAGTCCTGCTAGCACATTTAATCAAGAGATGTTTGATGTGATGCAAGGTATTGAAGATAAATTCAATAATAATGATACAGAGGGACTAGATGATTTATTAGAGCGTCTTGATAAGGTTCTTAATTCGATGAACAGTGAAAGAGCTGAGCTTGGCGCTCGCTCAAATCGCTTGGAAATGGTAGAGGCGAGAATTGATGCACAGGAAGTAATGGCGACAAAGGTCCTTTCTGATAATGAAGATGTGGATATGGAAAAGGCGATTACGAATTTATCTGTTCAGGAAAGTGTCCATAATGCAGCATTGGCAGTTGGAGCACGATTAATTCAAACGTCTTTAATTGATTTCTTACGATAA
- a CDS encoding response regulator: protein MTTKIVIIDDHQLFREGVKRILDFESSFEVVAEGDDGTQAIQLIEEYQPDVTIMDINMPTINGVEATRQLLEKFPDTKVIILSIHDDENYVTHALKTGASGYLLKEMDADALIEAVKVVADGGSYLHPKVTHNLVNEYRRLALENANSDEHHVQVVEIRRPLHLLTRRECEVLQLLADGKSNRGIGEALFISEKTVKNHVSNILQKMNVNDRTQAVVVAIKNGWVEVR from the coding sequence TTGACTACTAAGATAGTTATTATTGATGATCACCAATTGTTTAGAGAAGGGGTAAAACGAATTCTCGACTTCGAATCGAGTTTCGAAGTCGTAGCTGAAGGGGATGATGGCACACAAGCCATTCAGCTAATTGAAGAATACCAACCAGACGTAACAATTATGGATATAAATATGCCTACAATTAATGGAGTAGAGGCAACAAGACAATTGTTAGAGAAATTTCCTGATACAAAGGTTATCATTCTATCCATTCATGATGATGAAAACTACGTAACCCATGCATTAAAAACAGGTGCTAGCGGTTATCTACTAAAAGAAATGGATGCAGATGCACTTATTGAAGCGGTTAAAGTAGTAGCTGACGGAGGTTCCTATTTACATCCGAAAGTAACCCATAACCTAGTAAATGAATATCGTCGTCTAGCATTAGAAAATGCAAACTCTGATGAACACCATGTACAAGTTGTAGAAATTAGAAGACCATTACATTTATTAACTAGACGTGAATGTGAAGTCTTACAGCTTCTTGCAGATGGTAAAAGTAATAGAGGAATCGGCGAGGCATTATTTATTAGTGAAAAAACGGTTAAAAACCATGTAAGTAATATTTTACAAAAAATGAATGTAAACGACCGTACGCAAGCAGTTGTTGTTGCTATTAAAAACGGTTGGGTAGAAGTTCGTTAA
- a CDS encoding ComF family protein, which produces MICVICLAPVTPEFNWTYLFSREPECYLCADCKEKLEVIKGETCQVCGRSLQMLETRHVKDGVCRDCQKWDELNEWKGILQSNQSLFLYNDFLKETIARFKYRGDFRLASAFVSFLPKDFGKNKVVVPIPLSEERLYERGFNQVEAIFFYTKIPYTNCLVRIHSEKQSKKTRQERLQIENIFKLEKKESIIAQDILLMDDIYTTGATLRSAAKLLKEAGAKSISSFTLAR; this is translated from the coding sequence ATGATTTGTGTGATTTGCTTAGCTCCAGTAACCCCAGAATTTAATTGGACTTATCTTTTCTCAAGAGAGCCAGAATGTTATTTATGTGCAGATTGCAAGGAGAAATTAGAAGTAATTAAAGGGGAGACGTGCCAAGTATGTGGTCGATCTCTTCAAATGCTGGAGACTAGACATGTTAAAGATGGGGTATGCCGCGATTGCCAAAAATGGGACGAACTAAATGAATGGAAAGGTATACTGCAATCGAATCAGTCGCTATTTTTATATAATGATTTTTTGAAAGAGACAATTGCTCGATTTAAATATAGAGGAGACTTTCGCTTAGCTTCTGCTTTCGTTTCTTTTTTACCGAAGGATTTCGGAAAAAATAAGGTGGTTGTGCCCATTCCATTAAGCGAGGAACGATTGTATGAGAGAGGCTTTAATCAAGTAGAGGCTATATTTTTTTATACGAAAATCCCTTACACCAATTGTCTTGTACGCATACATAGCGAAAAACAATCGAAAAAAACAAGACAAGAACGCTTGCAAATAGAAAATATTTTTAAACTAGAGAAGAAAGAGTCGATAATTGCTCAAGATATTCTTCTTATGGACGATATATATACTACAGGTGCAACGTTACGGAGTGCAGCAAAATTATTAAAGGAAGCGGGAGCAAAGTCCATCTCTTCCTTTACGCTTGCAAGATGA
- a CDS encoding TIGR03826 family flagellar region protein: MAELGNCPQCGDIYVLNNIRDVCLKCYKQEEADFEKVYQFIRKKQNRTAQMDEVVEATGVERTLIYKFIKKGRIKLAQFPNLGYPCAQCGTIIREGKLCNSCLTEIKNDLHAVEQEEERQKELKKRTTYFTR; this comes from the coding sequence GTGGCAGAACTAGGGAATTGCCCACAATGTGGCGATATTTATGTGCTAAATAATATTCGCGATGTGTGTCTAAAATGCTATAAACAAGAAGAAGCCGATTTTGAAAAAGTTTATCAATTTATTCGCAAAAAGCAGAATCGAACAGCGCAAATGGATGAAGTAGTGGAAGCAACGGGCGTAGAGAGAACGCTGATTTATAAATTTATCAAAAAAGGTAGAATTAAGCTCGCTCAATTTCCGAACCTTGGCTATCCTTGTGCACAGTGCGGTACGATTATTCGTGAAGGCAAGCTTTGTAATTCTTGTTTAACGGAGATAAAAAATGACTTGCATGCAGTCGAACAAGAAGAAGAAAGACAAAAAGAGCTTAAAAAAAGGACTACCTATTTTACACGTTAA
- the flgK gene encoding flagellar hook-associated protein FlgK gives MASTFMGLETARRGMTAQQGALYTTGNNIANANTLGYTRQRVDLQQSESFPSVGTNAPKMPGQMGTGVVAGAVVRVRETFLDTQYRSEASKLGYWENRSAALSNLETILNEPSDSGLSAAMDSFWKSLQDMAVDPQNAGARAVVRQRGIAVAETFNYLHQTVSAEKADAKNELSVAEKEINTLLSQIDQVNKQIGSIEPNGYLPNDLYDKRDGLLDELSKFANIKVSYEAPGGNALAQAEGKAIVTLVDDKGNALGTLVDKDGAKQVKVNSNADDTAVQSITIGDTVVDINNFNSIGKLKSVVESYGYVDQNGELAGTFNDMLKELDNLAYTFATEFNKVHEEGLSPNEIKDGDKAISFFADSESVDGSITDRNGFASRMTISQDIRNSLDNIANADPSNPTLGDATYVSKLAEIINNKYDYGNNSEQSNFRNYFEGVIGSMAVSAQEANKMAANSATLQQTVDNRRMSVSSVSLDEEMTNMIQFQQAYNASARMITVMDELLDKIINGMGVVGR, from the coding sequence ATGGCTTCAACGTTTATGGGATTAGAAACCGCAAGAAGAGGAATGACAGCACAACAAGGTGCTTTATATACAACCGGAAATAACATCGCTAATGCAAATACTTTAGGCTACACTCGTCAAAGAGTCGATTTACAGCAATCAGAAAGTTTTCCATCTGTAGGGACAAATGCACCGAAAATGCCGGGGCAAATGGGAACTGGCGTTGTAGCAGGGGCAGTTGTGCGTGTAAGAGAAACATTCCTTGATACACAGTATCGATCTGAAGCGAGCAAGCTCGGCTACTGGGAAAATCGCTCCGCAGCATTAAGCAATTTAGAAACCATTTTGAATGAGCCGTCTGACTCTGGTTTATCTGCAGCGATGGATTCTTTCTGGAAGTCACTTCAGGACATGGCAGTTGATCCGCAAAATGCTGGTGCTCGTGCAGTAGTGCGCCAGCGTGGGATTGCAGTAGCAGAAACATTTAATTATTTACATCAAACTGTTTCAGCAGAAAAAGCAGATGCAAAAAATGAATTAAGTGTAGCTGAAAAAGAAATAAATACATTGCTTTCACAAATTGACCAAGTAAATAAGCAAATTGGCAGTATCGAGCCAAATGGCTATTTACCCAATGATTTATATGATAAAAGAGACGGTTTACTAGATGAACTATCAAAATTTGCGAATATCAAAGTAAGCTATGAAGCTCCAGGCGGAAATGCGTTAGCACAAGCAGAGGGAAAAGCAATTGTTACTTTAGTAGATGATAAAGGAAATGCTCTAGGAACATTGGTTGATAAAGATGGTGCTAAACAAGTAAAGGTTAACAGCAATGCAGATGATACAGCTGTTCAGTCTATTACTATTGGAGATACAGTAGTTGATATTAATAACTTTAACTCTATTGGAAAATTAAAGAGTGTAGTAGAATCGTATGGATATGTAGATCAAAATGGCGAATTAGCTGGGACTTTTAATGATATGTTAAAAGAATTAGACAATCTGGCATATACTTTTGCAACAGAATTTAACAAGGTGCATGAAGAAGGTTTAAGTCCGAATGAAATAAAAGATGGCGACAAAGCGATTTCTTTCTTTGCCGATTCGGAAAGTGTAGATGGTAGCATTACGGATCGCAATGGCTTTGCGAGCAGAATGACAATTTCACAGGATATTCGAAACAGCTTGGATAATATCGCAAATGCAGATCCATCAAATCCAACACTTGGTGATGCAACCTATGTGAGTAAATTAGCAGAAATCATCAATAACAAATATGATTATGGTAATAATTCTGAGCAGTCAAATTTCCGCAACTATTTTGAAGGGGTTATCGGAAGTATGGCAGTAAGCGCACAAGAAGCAAATAAGATGGCTGCCAATTCTGCAACACTTCAGCAAACGGTTGATAATAGACGAATGAGTGTTAGCTCTGTTTCATTAGATGAGGAAATGACGAATATGATTCAATTCCAGCAAGCATATAATGCATCGGCAAGAATGATAACGGTAATGGATGAATTGCTAGATAAGATTATAAACGGCATGGGCGTCGTTGGAAGATAG